The Streptomyces sp. NBC_00440 genome contains a region encoding:
- a CDS encoding aldo/keto reductase produces MLGDLSVNRIGLGAMRLTGSGAFDLGEPGDRDVAVKVLRRAVELGVNHIDTGSFYFSRLRSANELINTALSPYPEDLVIVTKVGPGRDPSGEWYTATPDQLRGQVEENLRQLGRDHLDVVNLRRMSQDSISEDFGALADLRDAGLIRHLGVSSVRAKHLAEAQAIAPVVCVQNQFSLDVRRNSELLRSCGEQGIAFVPFYAIAGEGRDEGARANGGESAHVRDIAEAHGVSPAQVRLAWTLQQGRHVLAIPGTGNPVHLEENVAAGALHLAADDMDLLQATGS; encoded by the coding sequence ATGCTGGGCGACCTGAGCGTGAACCGGATCGGCCTCGGAGCGATGCGCCTCACCGGCAGTGGCGCGTTCGACCTCGGTGAACCCGGTGACCGCGACGTAGCGGTCAAGGTCCTCCGCCGCGCCGTCGAGCTCGGCGTCAACCACATCGACACCGGGTCGTTCTACTTCTCACGCCTGCGCTCGGCCAACGAGCTGATCAACACCGCCCTGTCCCCGTACCCGGAGGACCTGGTCATCGTCACCAAGGTCGGACCCGGCCGCGACCCCTCGGGCGAGTGGTACACGGCCACCCCCGACCAGCTGCGCGGCCAGGTGGAGGAGAACCTGCGCCAGCTGGGCCGCGACCACCTCGACGTGGTGAACCTGCGCCGCATGTCCCAGGACTCGATCTCCGAGGACTTCGGCGCTCTCGCCGACCTCCGTGATGCGGGGCTGATCCGGCACCTCGGCGTATCCAGCGTCAGGGCGAAGCACTTGGCGGAGGCGCAGGCCATCGCGCCGGTGGTGTGCGTGCAGAACCAGTTCAGCCTCGACGTCCGGAGGAACAGCGAACTGCTGCGGTCCTGCGGGGAGCAGGGCATCGCGTTTGTGCCGTTCTACGCGATCGCCGGAGAGGGCCGGGACGAGGGCGCCAGGGCCAACGGCGGTGAAAGTGCGCACGTACGCGACATCGCCGAGGCCCACGGGGTGTCCCCGGCCCAGGTCCGCCTGGCGTGGACGCTGCAACAGGGCCGGCACGTCCTGGCTATCCCGGGGACCGGCAACCCTGTCCACCTGGAGGAGAACGTGGCCGCCGGGGCGCTGCACCTCGCCGCCGATGACATGGATCTTCTTCAGGCCACGGGGAGCTGA
- a CDS encoding imidazolonepropionase-like domain-containing protein: MLTLHRAGADAVVIDGDRIAALGPYDELDAAYGERARLRSWDGVLTPGRHEPDAPALLEAAYWPDPREDLGSDPLTGEALAALGMTEVRWGASARRGLQRLLAAGTTSLAGPFARAAVRTAVERSGLSVLSVLSAPRTLAVSGRADFAVYGDDGNCLVTCIAGRMVHRAR, from the coding sequence TTGCTGACCCTTCACCGGGCCGGTGCGGACGCGGTCGTCATTGACGGCGACCGCATCGCGGCGCTCGGACCGTACGACGAGCTGGACGCGGCGTACGGCGAACGGGCCCGGCTGCGCAGCTGGGACGGGGTGCTGACCCCCGGCCGCCACGAACCGGACGCGCCCGCGCTCCTCGAAGCGGCCTACTGGCCCGACCCCCGCGAGGACCTCGGCTCCGACCCGCTGACCGGCGAGGCGCTGGCCGCGCTCGGGATGACCGAGGTCCGCTGGGGCGCGAGCGCCCGGCGCGGGCTGCAACGGCTCCTCGCGGCGGGAACGACGTCGCTCGCCGGACCGTTCGCACGGGCGGCCGTCCGTACGGCTGTCGAGCGGTCGGGCCTCTCCGTGCTTTCGGTGCTCTCCGCGCCGCGTACCCTCGCCGTGTCCGGGCGGGCCGACTTCGCGGTGTACGGCGACGACGGGAACTGCCTGGTGACGTGCATCGCCGGGCGGATGGTGCACCGGGCGCGGTGA
- a CDS encoding demethylmenaquinone methyltransferase, protein MTRASLDKQPHEVASMFDDVAANYDLTNDVLSLGQARLWRKEVAKAVGARPAQKILDLAAGTATSSLPFAQTGAYVVPCDFSIGMLQVGKQRHPHLPLTAGDATKLPFRDGVFDAVTISFGLRNVQETDAALRELYRVTKPGGRVVICEFSQPTWAPFRTVYTEYLMRALPPVATAVSSNPDAYVYLAESIRAWPDQPALAARLQQAGWADVAWRNLTGGIVALHRGFKRTD, encoded by the coding sequence GTGACCCGAGCATCCCTGGACAAGCAGCCGCACGAAGTCGCCTCGATGTTCGACGACGTGGCGGCGAACTACGACCTCACCAATGACGTGCTGTCCCTCGGGCAGGCGCGGCTGTGGCGCAAGGAGGTGGCCAAGGCCGTCGGTGCCCGCCCCGCGCAGAAGATCCTCGACCTGGCCGCCGGGACCGCTACGTCCTCGCTGCCGTTCGCGCAGACCGGTGCGTACGTCGTGCCCTGCGACTTCTCGATCGGCATGCTCCAGGTCGGCAAGCAGCGGCATCCGCACCTCCCGCTGACGGCGGGCGACGCGACGAAACTGCCGTTCCGCGACGGGGTCTTCGACGCCGTGACGATCTCCTTCGGGCTGCGCAACGTCCAGGAGACGGACGCCGCGCTGCGGGAGCTGTACCGGGTCACCAAGCCCGGCGGCCGGGTCGTGATCTGCGAGTTCTCGCAGCCCACCTGGGCCCCGTTCCGCACCGTCTACACCGAGTACCTGATGCGGGCGCTGCCCCCGGTGGCGACCGCCGTCTCGTCCAACCCGGACGCGTACGTCTATCTCGCCGAGTCGATCCGCGCCTGGCCCGATCAGCCCGCGCTCGCCGCCCGTCTCCAGCAGGCCGGCTGGGCGGACGTGGCCTGGCGGAATCTGACCGGCGGCATCGTGGCCCTGCACCGCGGCTTCAAGCGGACGGACTGA
- a CDS encoding Vgb family protein, giving the protein MPQAVEEYVVSGPDSGPYAITTGPDGALWFTMVHTGRIGRLVPGQKPTSHQLDADSGPTVITAGPDGALWFTEYRAHRIGRITTAGQVTEFALPTAECGPFGIATGPDGALWFTETAADRVGRLATDGKVTEYALPRAGAFPSAIAAGQDAMWFTMNQANAIGRIGMDGTVTVHDLPTEAAAPVGIAVGRDGNVWFTEIAAGQIGRMAPDGRITEYPLPDRSARPHAVTTDTGDRPWFTEWGANRVGSIASDGTVSVHALPTPASEPHGIAVGPDGALWTALETGALARVAPTQAPTPASTSTSTSTNDQRNGS; this is encoded by the coding sequence ATGCCCCAGGCCGTCGAGGAGTACGTCGTGTCCGGCCCCGACAGCGGCCCGTACGCGATCACCACGGGCCCGGACGGCGCTCTGTGGTTCACCATGGTGCACACCGGCAGGATCGGCCGCCTGGTTCCCGGGCAGAAACCGACCAGCCATCAGCTCGACGCCGACAGCGGGCCGACGGTCATCACGGCCGGCCCGGACGGCGCGCTGTGGTTCACCGAGTACCGGGCGCACCGGATCGGACGGATCACGACGGCAGGCCAGGTGACGGAGTTCGCCCTGCCGACCGCGGAGTGCGGCCCGTTCGGTATCGCCACCGGCCCGGACGGCGCACTGTGGTTCACCGAGACCGCCGCCGACCGCGTGGGGCGCCTCGCCACCGACGGGAAGGTCACGGAGTACGCACTGCCGAGGGCCGGAGCGTTCCCCTCCGCGATCGCCGCCGGACAGGACGCGATGTGGTTCACGATGAACCAGGCCAACGCCATCGGCCGCATCGGCATGGACGGCACTGTCACGGTGCACGACCTGCCCACCGAGGCTGCCGCACCGGTGGGGATCGCGGTAGGGCGGGACGGAAACGTCTGGTTCACCGAGATCGCCGCCGGCCAGATCGGCCGGATGGCACCCGACGGCCGGATCACCGAGTACCCGCTCCCCGACCGTTCCGCCCGGCCCCATGCCGTCACCACGGACACCGGTGACAGGCCGTGGTTCACGGAGTGGGGCGCCAACCGCGTCGGCTCGATCGCATCCGACGGCACCGTCTCCGTCCATGCCCTGCCCACCCCGGCATCCGAACCGCACGGCATCGCCGTGGGCCCGGACGGCGCCCTGTGGACGGCTCTGGAGACGGGTGCACTGGCGCGCGTAGCCCCGACACAGGCACCGACACCGGCCAGCACCAGCACCAGCACCAGCACCAACGATCAGAGGAACGGCTCATGA
- the galE gene encoding UDP-glucose 4-epimerase GalE, with protein MNKILITGGAGFIGSTVASALIDQGITPVILDDLSKGRREFVRDRVFYQGDIADQALLDKVFAEHPDIDVTLHCAAKIVVPESVDRPLHYYRENVAKTVDLLESLQRNGCERVVFSSSASIYAPTADARADETCPVAASSPYARTKQMMEQVLQDWTVAAPVRVIALRYFNPIGADPQMRTGLQDLNPSHALGKLIEAHTEGTPFTITGVDWDTRDGSGIRDYIHVWDLALAHVAALTRFDEVLKPGVDDRYEVINVGTGQGTTVRELVTAFEEAVGETLDVREAGPRPGDVIGCYTAGDRAGELLGWSARKSTVEGVRDALAWRAKWAAQVAG; from the coding sequence ATGAACAAGATTCTGATCACCGGCGGTGCCGGATTCATCGGCAGTACTGTCGCTTCCGCTCTCATCGATCAGGGGATCACCCCGGTCATCCTCGACGATCTCTCCAAGGGGCGGCGCGAGTTCGTCCGCGACCGCGTCTTCTACCAGGGTGATATCGCCGACCAGGCCCTGCTGGACAAGGTGTTCGCCGAGCATCCCGACATCGACGTGACCCTGCACTGTGCCGCCAAGATCGTCGTTCCCGAGTCCGTCGACCGGCCGCTGCACTACTACCGGGAGAACGTCGCCAAGACCGTCGACCTTCTGGAATCCCTCCAGCGCAACGGCTGCGAGCGCGTCGTCTTCAGCAGTTCCGCCTCCATCTACGCGCCCACCGCCGACGCCCGTGCGGATGAGACCTGCCCGGTGGCCGCATCGAGTCCTTACGCCCGTACCAAGCAGATGATGGAGCAGGTTCTCCAGGACTGGACTGTGGCGGCCCCCGTCCGCGTCATCGCGTTGCGGTACTTCAACCCGATCGGGGCCGACCCCCAGATGCGTACGGGGTTGCAGGACCTGAATCCGTCCCACGCGCTGGGAAAGCTCATCGAGGCGCACACCGAGGGAACTCCGTTCACGATCACCGGAGTGGACTGGGACACCCGCGACGGCAGCGGTATCCGCGACTACATCCATGTCTGGGACCTCGCCCTTGCGCATGTTGCCGCCCTCACGCGCTTCGACGAGGTCCTGAAACCCGGTGTCGATGACCGGTACGAGGTCATCAATGTCGGCACCGGTCAGGGCACCACCGTGCGGGAACTCGTCACGGCCTTCGAGGAGGCGGTGGGAGAGACCCTTGACGTCCGTGAGGCCGGACCGCGTCCCGGTGATGTGATCGGCTGCTACACCGCCGGCGACCGTGCGGGTGAACTCCTGGGCTGGAGCGCCCGGAAGAGCACGGTGGAAGGTGTACGCGACGCGCTGGCCTGGCGTGCGAAGTGGGCTGCACAGGTGGCCGGTTGA
- a CDS encoding YciI family protein: MKYALVVFETDASRAQIQADRDAYRKAYETWIGETAAAGKLVGGDALETEHQGPVTVRKSANGSPTVTEGPVHAGEETLGGWFVLEVADHAEAVELARGFPTPEALEIRPLLESA; encoded by the coding sequence ATGAAATACGCACTCGTGGTCTTCGAGACGGATGCATCACGCGCACAGATCCAGGCCGACCGCGACGCCTACCGGAAGGCATACGAGACCTGGATCGGCGAGACCGCAGCGGCGGGCAAGCTGGTGGGCGGCGACGCGCTGGAAACCGAGCACCAGGGCCCCGTCACCGTACGCAAATCGGCGAACGGGTCCCCGACCGTGACCGAGGGGCCCGTGCACGCGGGCGAGGAGACCCTCGGCGGCTGGTTCGTACTGGAGGTGGCCGACCATGCCGAAGCGGTTGAACTGGCCCGCGGCTTCCCCACCCCGGAGGCACTCGAAATCCGCCCGCTCCTCGAATCCGCCTGA
- a CDS encoding BTAD domain-containing putative transcriptional regulator, protein MARNTPGSTGPTNRTPQPLPRQRTAGDFAKAFFAFLALAGLLLAVPLALSTQGWPLPHGMPSFDMVQQQITVDTFVNILICVVWLAWAQFAACVLVEVKAAVSGVGMPSHIPGAGPSQMLARQLIAALLLVSATAASFAPGIAQFGQSLESTHKPTVAAAQQAPGVGVAQQAQAAVASQADAQAHAEQANAKTGTEGATKFYRISPPEGRHHDSLWEIAQRHLGDGRRYKEIYQLNKDRMQPDGTKLSEASLIRPGWIMEMPADAHGGEVVQMPDQAPSVSEQVRHQIDEYAKSGNHQEQPAQHQGGSRGDNPTAQISVPEQRLPNAPTTGSGAGSGAVAEAPSQSSDSGLGLSAALIGAPLLAAGILGALGRRRRMALWQSAMTAVAGRRGMEPPVPTGDEADVHDALLVGADPDAVRFLDLALRGLSSSLGGESRPLPVVYAAWLTDDDLHLQLAQPSGTPPAPWELGQDQTFWRLERSAVATYEGIDPESSAAPYPGLVSLGTRDDARLLLNLEAVPGLVALTGADPDRAAVLSSVAAELATNGWSDRMTVTVVGFGAELSPLAPTRLRHLGSVDELIETLGAEIGQRRSALGAAGHDSVLTGRTGPAQQTRWAPHLVLVADEPTADEATALAELTADSGRLGIGCLIGAGSAGQLPGATWDLEITGEGRLLAPLLGLELDAQLLPQAQHEAVVRLFADAAPEGDGPEPARPFLVDITEQGRPAVYARLVGPYEIIGLDTPDSERSALLHEALALLLLHREGVHPRVLASAMWPRGVTPEVCDALIERLRLWLGTDEDGSARLRTDSTGRLTLAPSVVSDLDVLRSLHHEATEGRGARRASVRERLLTDALGLVRGPLLADRTEGRYTWLTHEIIDTQLPLLVADVALALSAHHLEQEHPEKAIAALRAAVSGSSADERLWNEMLRATHATGDEARLRELAADLTVRGGDRGVPPRTEALLDELLPGWRGGVAAAG, encoded by the coding sequence ATGGCGCGCAATACTCCCGGCTCGACGGGCCCGACCAACCGGACGCCTCAGCCTCTGCCCCGGCAACGGACCGCGGGTGACTTCGCCAAGGCGTTCTTCGCGTTTCTCGCGCTCGCGGGGCTGCTGCTCGCCGTGCCGCTAGCCCTGTCCACGCAGGGCTGGCCGCTGCCGCACGGCATGCCGTCCTTCGACATGGTGCAGCAGCAGATCACCGTCGACACGTTCGTGAACATCCTGATCTGCGTGGTCTGGCTGGCCTGGGCGCAGTTCGCCGCGTGCGTCCTCGTGGAGGTCAAGGCCGCGGTCTCCGGCGTCGGGATGCCCTCGCACATTCCCGGTGCGGGGCCCAGCCAGATGCTGGCCCGGCAGCTGATCGCCGCGCTGCTCCTGGTCAGCGCCACCGCCGCGAGCTTCGCACCCGGGATCGCGCAGTTCGGGCAGTCCCTGGAGTCGACGCACAAGCCGACGGTCGCCGCCGCGCAGCAGGCCCCCGGGGTCGGCGTCGCGCAGCAGGCGCAGGCCGCCGTGGCCTCGCAGGCCGACGCGCAGGCACACGCCGAGCAGGCGAACGCGAAGACCGGCACCGAGGGTGCGACGAAGTTCTACCGGATCAGCCCGCCCGAGGGCCGCCACCACGACTCGCTGTGGGAGATAGCCCAGCGCCACCTGGGCGACGGCCGCAGGTACAAGGAGATCTACCAGCTCAACAAGGACCGGATGCAGCCGGACGGCACGAAGCTCTCCGAGGCGAGTCTGATCCGGCCCGGCTGGATCATGGAGATGCCGGCCGACGCCCACGGCGGCGAGGTCGTGCAGATGCCCGACCAGGCGCCGAGCGTCTCCGAGCAGGTACGTCACCAGATCGACGAGTACGCCAAGTCCGGGAACCACCAGGAGCAGCCCGCGCAGCACCAGGGCGGCAGCCGCGGTGACAACCCGACGGCGCAGATCTCCGTACCGGAACAGCGCCTCCCGAACGCGCCCACCACGGGCTCCGGCGCCGGATCGGGTGCGGTCGCCGAGGCGCCCTCGCAGAGCTCCGACTCCGGACTCGGCCTCTCCGCCGCTCTCATCGGCGCCCCGCTGCTCGCCGCCGGAATCCTCGGCGCGCTGGGCCGCCGCCGCCGGATGGCGCTGTGGCAGTCGGCGATGACCGCGGTGGCCGGCCGGCGCGGTATGGAGCCGCCGGTCCCCACCGGCGACGAGGCCGATGTGCACGACGCGCTGCTGGTCGGGGCCGACCCCGACGCCGTCCGCTTCCTGGACCTGGCCCTCCGCGGCCTCTCCTCCTCGCTCGGCGGGGAGAGCCGTCCGCTGCCCGTCGTGTACGCGGCCTGGCTCACCGACGACGATCTGCACCTCCAGCTCGCGCAGCCGTCGGGGACGCCGCCGGCGCCCTGGGAGCTGGGCCAGGACCAGACGTTCTGGCGGCTTGAGCGGTCGGCCGTCGCGACGTACGAGGGGATCGACCCGGAGAGCTCGGCCGCCCCGTACCCGGGGCTCGTGAGCCTCGGCACCCGCGACGACGCGCGGCTGCTGCTGAACCTGGAGGCCGTGCCCGGTCTCGTCGCCCTCACCGGGGCCGACCCCGACCGCGCAGCCGTCCTCTCGTCCGTCGCCGCCGAACTGGCCACCAACGGCTGGTCGGACCGGATGACCGTCACGGTCGTGGGATTCGGCGCGGAGCTCAGCCCGCTGGCCCCGACACGGCTGCGCCACCTCGGCTCCGTCGACGAACTCATCGAGACGCTCGGCGCGGAGATCGGGCAGCGCCGCAGCGCGCTCGGTGCGGCCGGCCACGACTCGGTCCTCACCGGGCGGACCGGCCCGGCCCAGCAGACCCGCTGGGCCCCGCACCTGGTGCTCGTCGCGGACGAACCGACCGCCGACGAGGCCACCGCGCTCGCCGAACTCACCGCCGACTCGGGACGGCTGGGCATCGGCTGTCTGATCGGGGCCGGTTCGGCCGGGCAACTGCCGGGTGCCACCTGGGACTTGGAGATCACGGGAGAGGGCAGGCTGCTCGCGCCGCTGCTCGGCCTCGAACTCGACGCGCAGCTGCTGCCGCAGGCGCAGCACGAAGCGGTCGTACGGCTCTTCGCCGACGCCGCCCCGGAGGGCGACGGCCCCGAACCGGCCCGCCCGTTCCTGGTCGACATCACCGAGCAGGGCCGCCCCGCGGTGTACGCGCGACTGGTCGGACCGTACGAGATCATCGGCCTCGACACCCCGGACAGCGAACGCAGCGCCCTGCTGCACGAAGCGCTCGCCCTGCTCCTGCTGCACCGTGAGGGCGTCCACCCGCGGGTCCTCGCCTCGGCCATGTGGCCGCGCGGAGTCACCCCGGAGGTGTGCGACGCGCTCATCGAGCGGCTGCGGCTGTGGCTCGGCACCGACGAGGACGGCTCGGCCCGGCTCCGTACGGACAGCACCGGGCGGCTCACGCTTGCCCCGTCCGTGGTGTCCGACCTGGACGTGCTCCGTTCGCTCCACCACGAGGCGACCGAGGGCCGGGGCGCGCGGCGCGCCTCGGTGCGGGAGCGGCTGCTCACCGACGCGCTCGGGCTGGTACGGGGGCCGCTGCTCGCCGACCGTACGGAGGGCCGCTACACCTGGCTGACCCACGAGATCATCGACACGCAGCTGCCGCTGCTGGTGGCCGATGTCGCGCTGGCCCTGTCGGCGCACCACCTGGAGCAGGAGCATCCGGAGAAGGCGATCGCCGCGCTGCGGGCCGCCGTGTCCGGATCCTCGGCGGACGAGCGGCTGTGGAACGAGATGCTGCGCGCGACCCACGCGACCGGCGACGAGGCGCGGCTGCGGGAGCTTGCGGCGGATCTGACCGTACGGGGCGGGGACCGGGGGGTGCCGCCGCGTACGGAGGCGTTGCTGGATGAGCTGCTTCCGGGGTGGCGTGGGGGAGTTGCGGCGGCGGGGTGA
- the mqnC gene encoding cyclic dehypoxanthinyl futalosine synthase, giving the protein MTENADLTSVNVAAVLDRAAAGGRITPEEAVVLYRDAPLHALGAAADAVRRRRYAGTEHIATYIIERNINYTNLCVTACKFCAFYAAPKDTEKGWTRDLDDILRRCAETVELGGTQIMFQGGHHPDFGVEYYEEHFSAIKKAYPELVIHSLGASEVEHMARISKVSVEEAVSRIHAAGLDSFAGAGAELLPARPRTAIAPLKESGERWLEIMETAHGLGVESTSTMLMGTGETNAERIEHLRMIRDVQDRTGGFRAFIPYTYQPENNHLKGRTQATLFEYLRMIAIARLFLDNVAHIQGSWLTTGKEVGQLSLHYGADDLGSIMLEENVVSSAGARHRSNRMEIIDLIRKAGRVPAQRATTYEHLVVHDDPANDPVDDRVVSHISSTAIEGGTAHPELKLLDAN; this is encoded by the coding sequence GTGACCGAGAACGCCGACCTTACGTCTGTAAATGTCGCAGCCGTCCTCGACCGTGCCGCCGCAGGCGGGCGTATCACTCCCGAGGAAGCGGTCGTGCTGTACCGCGACGCCCCGCTGCACGCGCTGGGTGCGGCCGCTGATGCCGTGCGCCGGCGGCGGTATGCCGGGACCGAGCACATCGCCACGTACATCATCGAGCGCAACATCAACTACACGAACCTGTGCGTCACGGCGTGCAAGTTCTGCGCCTTCTACGCGGCCCCGAAGGACACCGAGAAGGGCTGGACCCGCGACCTCGACGACATCCTGCGCCGCTGCGCAGAGACCGTCGAGCTCGGTGGTACGCAGATCATGTTCCAGGGCGGGCACCACCCGGACTTCGGTGTGGAGTACTACGAGGAGCACTTCTCGGCCATCAAGAAGGCGTATCCGGAGCTGGTCATCCACTCCCTCGGGGCCTCCGAGGTCGAGCACATGGCGCGGATCTCCAAGGTGTCGGTCGAAGAGGCCGTCTCGCGGATCCACGCCGCCGGGCTCGACTCCTTCGCAGGTGCGGGCGCCGAGCTGCTGCCCGCGCGGCCGCGCACGGCCATCGCACCGCTCAAGGAGTCCGGCGAGCGGTGGCTGGAGATCATGGAGACGGCGCACGGCCTCGGTGTCGAGTCCACGTCGACCATGCTCATGGGCACCGGCGAGACCAACGCCGAGCGCATCGAGCACCTGCGGATGATCCGCGACGTACAGGACCGGACCGGCGGCTTCCGCGCCTTCATCCCGTACACCTACCAGCCCGAGAACAACCACCTGAAGGGCCGGACGCAGGCCACCCTCTTCGAGTACCTGCGCATGATCGCCATCGCCCGGCTCTTCCTCGACAACGTCGCCCACATCCAGGGCTCCTGGCTGACGACCGGCAAGGAGGTCGGCCAGCTGTCGCTGCACTACGGCGCCGACGACCTCGGCTCGATCATGCTGGAGGAGAACGTGGTCTCATCGGCCGGTGCCAGGCACCGGTCGAACCGGATGGAGATCATCGACCTCATCCGCAAGGCCGGCCGCGTTCCCGCGCAGCGCGCGACGACGTACGAGCACCTCGTCGTGCACGACGACCCGGCGAACGACCCGGTCGACGACCGCGTCGTCTCGCACATCTCGTCCACGGCGATCGAGGGCGGCACGGCCCACCCCGAGCTGAAGCTCCTCGACGCCAACTGA
- a CDS encoding VOC family protein: MTSSYHVCFVVPDIERAMADFRRSAGVEWSDPASERMGEWDYLIAFTTGGPPFIELIEGPEGSPWDASAGARFDHLGFWTSDIQQGSSRLEREGLPVEFSGCPHGRPFAYHRMDSVGARIELVDAGRQATFLSRWHPDGAPMPAIDESQRS, translated from the coding sequence ATGACTTCCTCCTATCACGTGTGCTTCGTCGTCCCGGACATCGAGCGAGCCATGGCTGACTTCCGGCGGTCGGCCGGAGTCGAGTGGAGTGATCCCGCTTCCGAACGAATGGGTGAGTGGGACTACCTGATCGCCTTCACGACGGGCGGGCCGCCGTTCATCGAGCTGATCGAGGGCCCCGAGGGCAGTCCGTGGGACGCGTCGGCGGGAGCCCGGTTCGACCACCTCGGGTTCTGGACGAGCGACATCCAGCAAGGCTCGTCGCGCCTCGAACGGGAAGGGCTGCCCGTGGAATTCTCCGGCTGCCCGCACGGCCGGCCGTTCGCCTATCACCGTATGGACAGCGTCGGCGCGCGTATCGAACTCGTCGACGCCGGCCGACAGGCCACTTTCCTCAGCCGGTGGCACCCCGACGGCGCCCCGATGCCCGCCATCGACGAATCGCAGAGGAGCTGA